In Wolinella succinogenes DSM 1740, a single genomic region encodes these proteins:
- a CDS encoding type I restriction endonuclease subunit R: MSTQSEAILEENLLKQLVSLGYEKVLIRDEAELLANLKAQLERHNKITLDDMEFSRILNHLNKGNVFEKAKILRDKFALTREDGTTKYIEFLDTERWCQNLFQVTHQVTIEGSYKNRYDVTILINGLPLVQIELKRRGLELKEAFNQINRYQRHSYGANSALFHYVQIFVISNGVNTKYYANNRNQSFKQTFFWADKENKNITNLNEFTDLFLEPCHISKMICKYVVLAEATKTLMILRPYQYHATEAIIDRVVNTNKNGYIWHTTGSGKTLTSFKTAQILMKLPNVHKVVFVVDRKDLDYQTTKEFNSFSQGSVDGTDNTASLVRQFSDDTRLIVTTIQKLNTAINKQRYLEKMKNLRDKRIVFIFDECHRSQFGDTHRNITKFFNNYQMIGFTGTPIFADNATGNKFGKRTTKELFDECLHKYVITDAIADENVLKFSVEYIGRYKEREGSQNNLDIEVEDIDTKELLESPERLEKIVDYIIAHHDRKTHSKEFTAMMCVSSVDVLTKYYELFRSKQHGLKIATIFSYSTNEDDKDANGLDSLEESDGAHVDEEHINMHSRDKLEEYIAHYNTMFGTNFTTKDSQSFYNYYNDISKRVKNQEVDILLVVNMFLTGFDSKTLNTLYVDKNLKYHGLIQAFSRTNRILNEKKSQGNILCFRNLKKATDAAIALFSNKNAKEIILMKSYEEYVEKFIEALKKLKEIAPTIDSVDSLYDEESKLEFIKAFRELMRIQNILGSFADFSFADLGIAEQEFEEYKSKYLDIHDTIKREGKEKVSILEDVDFELELIHKDEINVTYILKLLAQLKDASEQEHQTQRQNIINIINGNAQLRSKRELIERFIDAHLMSLEDIDMVDGAFEKFWNEEKLKAFDALCEEENLNKEKVKKVVDTYLYDERPPLSDDIANTLNIKPKLLERRKVVPRVLDKIMTFVDRFYT, from the coding sequence ATGAGCACCCAATCCGAAGCCATCCTTGAAGAAAACCTCCTCAAACAACTCGTATCGTTAGGCTATGAAAAAGTCCTCATCCGTGATGAAGCCGAGCTTCTCGCCAACCTCAAAGCGCAACTGGAGCGGCACAATAAAATCACCCTTGATGATATGGAATTTTCTCGAATCCTCAATCATCTAAACAAGGGAAATGTATTTGAGAAGGCTAAAATCCTCCGAGATAAATTTGCCCTGACCCGTGAGGACGGTACGACCAAATACATCGAATTTCTCGACACTGAGCGCTGGTGTCAAAACCTCTTCCAAGTGACCCACCAAGTCACCATCGAGGGGAGCTACAAAAACCGCTACGATGTGACGATTCTCATCAATGGTTTGCCACTGGTGCAAATCGAGCTCAAACGCCGAGGCTTGGAGCTCAAAGAGGCGTTTAATCAAATCAACCGCTACCAGCGTCACTCCTATGGTGCCAACAGCGCACTATTCCACTATGTCCAAATCTTTGTCATCTCCAACGGGGTTAATACCAAATACTATGCCAACAACCGCAATCAATCATTTAAACAGACCTTCTTTTGGGCAGACAAAGAGAACAAAAATATCACGAATCTAAACGAGTTCACCGATCTATTTTTAGAGCCATGCCACATCTCCAAGATGATATGCAAGTATGTAGTATTAGCAGAAGCGACCAAAACCCTAATGATTCTTCGTCCCTATCAATACCATGCGACCGAGGCGATTATCGATAGAGTCGTCAATACCAATAAAAACGGCTATATTTGGCACACGACGGGGAGCGGTAAAACGCTCACCTCGTTCAAGACCGCTCAAATCCTGATGAAACTCCCCAATGTTCACAAGGTCGTCTTTGTTGTCGATCGAAAAGACCTCGACTATCAAACAACCAAAGAGTTCAATAGTTTTTCTCAAGGGAGCGTGGATGGCACCGATAACACTGCTTCGCTTGTGAGGCAATTCAGTGACGATACCCGCCTCATCGTCACCACGATTCAAAAGCTCAATACCGCTATCAACAAGCAACGCTACTTGGAGAAGATGAAAAATCTACGAGATAAGCGCATCGTCTTTATCTTCGATGAGTGCCACCGCAGTCAATTTGGCGACACTCATCGAAATATCACAAAATTTTTTAACAACTATCAGATGATAGGATTTACAGGAACGCCGATATTTGCGGATAACGCTACGGGAAATAAATTCGGCAAACGAACCACCAAAGAGCTCTTTGATGAGTGCCTCCATAAATATGTCATCACCGATGCTATAGCCGATGAGAATGTCCTTAAATTCTCGGTCGAGTATATAGGGCGATACAAAGAGCGCGAAGGGAGCCAAAACAACCTCGATATCGAAGTTGAAGACATCGATACCAAAGAGCTACTCGAATCGCCTGAGAGGCTGGAGAAGATAGTCGATTACATCATCGCCCATCACGACCGCAAAACTCACTCCAAAGAATTCACGGCAATGATGTGTGTGAGCAGTGTCGATGTATTGACGAAATACTATGAGCTCTTTAGATCAAAGCAGCACGGATTAAAAATCGCAACGATATTCTCCTACAGCACCAACGAAGATGACAAAGATGCCAACGGCTTGGATTCACTTGAAGAGAGTGACGGGGCGCATGTAGATGAAGAGCATATCAATATGCACAGCCGTGATAAACTTGAAGAGTATATTGCTCATTACAACACGATGTTTGGCACTAACTTCACGACCAAAGATTCGCAGAGCTTTTACAACTACTACAACGATATTTCCAAGCGAGTGAAGAATCAAGAAGTCGATATTCTTCTCGTGGTCAATATGTTCCTAACGGGATTCGATTCCAAAACACTCAATACTCTCTATGTGGATAAAAACCTCAAATATCACGGGCTTATCCAAGCGTTCTCACGAACCAACCGAATCCTCAACGAAAAAAAATCCCAAGGGAATATTCTCTGCTTCCGTAATCTCAAAAAAGCGACCGATGCCGCCATCGCTCTGTTCTCGAACAAAAACGCCAAAGAGATCATCTTGATGAAATCATACGAGGAGTATGTCGAGAAGTTTATTGAAGCCCTCAAAAAGCTCAAAGAAATCGCCCCGACCATCGATAGCGTAGATAGCCTCTATGATGAGGAATCCAAGCTCGAATTTATCAAAGCTTTTAGGGAGTTGATGCGGATTCAAAATATCCTCGGAAGTTTCGCTGATTTCAGCTTTGCAGATTTGGGGATCGCCGAGCAGGAATTTGAAGAGTACAAAAGTAAATATCTCGATATCCACGATACAATCAAAAGGGAAGGAAAAGAAAAAGTCTCCATCCTTGAAGATGTAGATTTTGAACTCGAACTCATCCACAAAGATGAAATCAATGTCACCTATATCCTCAAACTCTTGGCACAGCTCAAAGATGCTTCGGAGCAAGAACACCAAACACAGCGCCAAAATATTATCAATATCATCAATGGTAATGCGCAGCTACGCAGCAAACGAGAATTGATTGAACGGTTTATTGACGCTCATCTGATGAGTCTTGAAGATATCGATATGGTGGATGGGGCGTTTGAGAAGTTTTGGAACGAAGAGAAACTCAAAGCGTTTGATGCTCTATGCGAAGAGGAAAACCTAAACAAAGAAAAGGTCAAAAAGGTAGTCGATACCTATCTCTATGACGAGCGACCCCCGCTAAGTGATGATATCGCCAATACACTCAACATCAAACCCAAGCTTTTGGAGCGGCGAAAAGTGGTGCCGAGGGTTTTAGACAAGATCATGACATTTGTGGATCGATTCTATACTTGA
- a CDS encoding Fic family protein: MEDGSNRREIIIPDPLWGSDLANIILDLEKLRTKHLGGDVPPYIFFQLKDIFHILETLGSARIEGNNTTLSEYVEKIIEQDTPDEQNDEIRNLEKAIRFIEDYTDETTLFDRAFISQLHKILTDNLTPPPKGEGSKNPGELRRHNVHIKQSGHTPPEHFILPEYFESFIEFINYPHKEQYQLLMVAIAHHRFEFIHPFDNGNGRMGRLLNYAFLIKLGFKVKKGRLINPSSVFYTNRDKYYEMLSRADSLRSDDLLSWCEYFLLGLKNEIEKIDSLLDKSYVEKEILFPLLKIAHDQKFITTEERKILEYLVSKDDMMMKSEELSHMGITDSRKKASTMAKLRDKKMIQPIVPNGRIYTIHFVNNYLLRGIMNVLQQKGFVSDFLNTK, translated from the coding sequence ATGGAAGATGGAAGTAACAGAAGAGAAATTATTATTCCAGACCCTTTATGGGGAAGTGATTTAGCCAATATAATTCTTGATTTAGAGAAGCTTCGCACTAAACATTTGGGCGGGGATGTTCCTCCATACATCTTTTTCCAACTTAAAGATATTTTCCACATCCTTGAAACGCTTGGATCAGCCCGAATAGAAGGGAACAACACTACTCTCTCCGAATATGTTGAAAAAATTATTGAGCAAGATACACCCGATGAACAAAATGACGAGATTCGTAATTTGGAAAAGGCCATCCGATTTATCGAAGATTATACGGATGAAACGACACTCTTTGATCGTGCTTTCATTTCCCAACTGCATAAAATTTTAACGGACAATTTGACTCCTCCCCCCAAGGGAGAAGGCTCTAAAAATCCCGGCGAACTAAGACGACATAATGTTCATATCAAACAATCGGGCCATACGCCACCTGAGCATTTTATACTCCCTGAATATTTCGAATCTTTCATTGAATTTATCAATTATCCCCACAAAGAACAGTATCAGCTTTTGATGGTCGCAATTGCACATCATAGGTTCGAATTTATCCACCCTTTTGATAATGGAAATGGTCGCATGGGTAGGCTACTCAATTATGCGTTTTTGATAAAGCTTGGATTTAAAGTCAAAAAAGGACGCCTCATCAATCCTTCATCGGTTTTTTATACGAATCGAGACAAATACTACGAGATGCTTTCTCGTGCAGATTCTTTGAGATCGGATGATTTACTTTCTTGGTGTGAATATTTTCTTTTAGGGTTGAAAAATGAGATTGAAAAAATCGATTCCCTTTTAGACAAGTCGTATGTAGAAAAAGAGATTCTTTTCCCATTGTTAAAAATAGCGCATGATCAAAAGTTTATTACTACTGAAGAGCGTAAAATTTTGGAGTATCTTGTTTCCAAAGATGACATGATGATGAAATCAGAAGAATTAAGTCACATGGGGATTACTGATTCCAGGAAAAAAGCTTCAACAATGGCTAAACTTAGAGATAAAAAAATGATCCAACCGATTGTGCCAAATGGGCGTATCTACACAATTCATTTTGTTAACAACTATCTTTTGCGTGGTATTATGAATGTGTTGCAACAAAAAGGATTTGTATCCGATTTTTTGAATACCAAATAA
- a CDS encoding type II toxin-antitoxin system death-on-curing family toxin codes for MELQIFYFDTQHAIEVHDWIIEKSGGLHGYREIGLLDSALEHIQNDLYYPSFAEKLKHLICAVNKFHPFNDGNKRSSLALGAYFLEINGYAYCVKKFVLEMEEIVVWLAEGKIKDNLLLNIIKSIIEEDEFSEELKLQLLEAIS; via the coding sequence ATGGAACTTCAAATCTTCTATTTTGACACTCAACACGCCATAGAAGTCCATGATTGGATTATCGAAAAGAGTGGAGGATTGCATGGGTACCGTGAAATAGGTCTTTTGGATAGTGCGCTTGAACATATTCAAAATGATCTTTACTACCCAAGTTTTGCAGAAAAATTAAAACATTTGATCTGTGCCGTTAATAAATTTCATCCATTCAATGACGGCAATAAAAGATCGAGTCTTGCTTTGGGCGCTTATTTTTTGGAGATTAATGGATATGCGTATTGTGTCAAGAAATTTGTTTTAGAAATGGAAGAGATCGTTGTTTGGCTTGCAGAAGGGAAGATCAAAGATAATTTACTGCTAAACATCATCAAGTCAATTATTGAAGAAGATGAATTTTCTGAAGAACTCAAATTACAACTATTGGAGGCAATCAGTTGA
- a CDS encoding restriction endonuclease subunit S, with protein sequence MSNIPKLRFKEFSGEWEEKKISQIFEITRGNVLAVPMMSQEKKDDFQYPVYSSQTKNNGLTGYYNEYLFEDCITWTTDGANAGDANLRRGKFYCTNVCGVLKSDKGYANQCIAEILNTITKKYVSYVGNPKLMNNTMGGIKITIPSSIDEQTKIASFLSAVDTKIDLVTKQLDVSKNFKKGLLQQMFV encoded by the coding sequence ATGAGCAATATTCCAAAACTACGCTTTAAAGAGTTTAGTGGGGAGTGGGAAGAGAAGAAGATAAGTCAAATTTTTGAAATAACACGTGGGAATGTTCTTGCTGTTCCTATGATGTCACAAGAAAAAAAGGATGATTTTCAATATCCTGTGTATTCATCTCAAACTAAAAACAATGGATTAACTGGGTATTACAATGAGTATTTGTTTGAAGACTGTATAACTTGGACAACAGACGGAGCTAATGCGGGAGATGCAAATTTAAGACGAGGAAAATTTTATTGTACTAATGTGTGTGGAGTTTTGAAAAGCGACAAGGGCTATGCTAATCAATGTATAGCTGAAATTCTTAATACTATCACGAAAAAGTATGTGTCTTATGTCGGCAACCCAAAACTTATGAATAACACAATGGGCGGTATAAAAATAACGATTCCGTCATCTATCGATGAACAAACTAAAATCGCCTCTTTTCTCTCCGCTGTCGATACCAAAATCGACCTTGTGACGAAACAACTAGATGTTTCCAAAAACTTTAAAAAAGGTCTGCTTCAGCAGATGTTTGTGTAA
- a CDS encoding ORF6N domain-containing protein, protein MNEVIAINETVIQNKIYTIRGVQVMLDRDLAELYGVETKVLNQAVKRNESRFPDDFRFQLTMQEKDELVTNCDRLNNLKHSSVNPYAFTEQGISMLSAVLKSEIAVNISVKIIRVFVEMRKFISTNTLLFSKIEALEKRQFSYEIRTDEKIDTILNAIEFKDTKPKQGIFYDGQVFDAFVFVSDLIKSAKSSIVLVDNYVNESVLMILSKRASTCKATIYTKTITKALTLDLQKHNAQYPPIAIKEFKDAHDRFLILDEKEIYHIGASLKDLGKKWFAFSKFESRALEMLGRLK, encoded by the coding sequence ATGAATGAGGTCATAGCTATAAACGAAACGGTCATACAAAATAAAATCTACACCATCCGTGGTGTGCAAGTCATGCTTGATAGAGATTTGGCAGAGCTCTATGGTGTAGAGACAAAGGTTCTTAATCAAGCTGTAAAAAGAAATGAATCAAGATTCCCAGATGACTTTAGATTTCAGCTTACTATGCAGGAAAAAGATGAACTGGTCACAAATTGTGACCGGTTGAATAACCTCAAACACTCTTCTGTGAATCCTTATGCCTTTACTGAACAAGGTATATCTATGCTTAGTGCGGTTTTGAAAAGTGAAATCGCCGTAAATATAAGTGTAAAAATTATCAGAGTTTTTGTGGAAATGAGAAAATTTATCAGTACAAACACTTTGCTGTTTTCTAAAATCGAAGCTTTAGAAAAACGACAATTTTCTTATGAAATAAGAACCGATGAAAAGATAGACACTATTTTAAATGCCATCGAATTCAAAGACACAAAACCAAAACAGGGGATCTTTTACGATGGACAAGTGTTTGACGCTTTTGTGTTTGTGAGTGATCTCATCAAGAGTGCAAAAAGTTCTATCGTGCTTGTGGATAATTATGTGAATGAAAGCGTTTTGATGATATTGAGCAAAAGAGCTTCAACTTGTAAAGCGACCATCTACACCAAAACCATCACTAAAGCACTTACGCTTGATCTTCAAAAACACAATGCTCAATATCCACCCATCGCCATCAAAGAGTTCAAAGACGCACATGATAGATTTTTGATACTTGATGAAAAAGAGATTTACCATATCGGGGCAAGTTTAAAAGATTTGGGCAAAAAATGGTTTGCTTTTTCCAAGTTTGAGAGTAGGGCTTTGGAGATGTTGGGGAGGTTGAAATGA
- a CDS encoding type I restriction-modification system subunit M — protein MGEEQKRLLEQQLWNIANTLRGKMDADEFRDYILGFIFYKYLSEKMEYYADEILKEDEIGYLSLDENSAEGQEYLEAIREEAIEKLGYFLKPSELFTQIAKRGNGDKNNFILEDLTKILRRIEQSTMGHESEDDFVHLFEDLDLSSTKLGKTEEAKNALIAKVLFHLDQINFELKNHDRDVLGDAYEYLIAQFAAGAGKKAGEFYTPQQVSKILAKIVTNGKSKLKSVYDPTCGSGSLLLRVAKEVSDVSAFYGQELNRTTYNLARMNMIMHDVHYRKFDIKQEDTLEHPQHGAMKFEAIVANPPFSAHWSANPLHMSDDRFSQYGVLAPSSKADFAFVQHMIHHLDENGTMAIVLPHGVLFRGSSEGTIRRYLIENKNYLDAVIGLPANIFYGTSIPTSILVFKKCREDSEHILFIDASNDFEKAKNQNILTDEHVEKIITTYKNRIEIERYSHLAPLSEIAQNDYNLNIPRYVDTFEEEEAIDLEAVTRELREIDEQMKTTDATIAAFCAELGISAPF, from the coding sequence ATGGGCGAAGAGCAAAAGAGACTATTAGAACAACAACTTTGGAATATTGCCAATACACTACGGGGCAAGATGGATGCGGATGAGTTCCGTGACTATATTCTCGGATTTATCTTCTACAAATACCTCTCCGAAAAGATGGAATACTACGCCGATGAGATTCTCAAAGAGGATGAAATCGGCTATCTCTCACTCGATGAGAATAGCGCCGAGGGTCAAGAATATCTCGAAGCGATCCGCGAGGAGGCGATCGAAAAACTGGGGTATTTCCTCAAACCCTCTGAGCTGTTCACCCAAATCGCCAAACGAGGCAACGGCGATAAAAACAACTTCATCCTCGAAGACCTCACCAAAATCCTCCGCCGTATCGAACAATCGACTATGGGACACGAGAGCGAAGATGACTTTGTCCATCTCTTTGAAGACCTCGATTTGAGCTCTACAAAGCTCGGTAAAACCGAAGAGGCGAAAAACGCCCTCATCGCCAAAGTCCTTTTCCATCTCGATCAAATCAACTTCGAGCTCAAAAACCATGACCGTGATGTGCTCGGTGATGCGTATGAGTATCTCATCGCTCAATTTGCCGCAGGAGCGGGCAAAAAAGCGGGGGAATTCTACACTCCTCAACAAGTCTCCAAAATCCTCGCCAAAATCGTCACCAACGGCAAGAGCAAACTCAAATCGGTGTATGACCCTACCTGCGGTTCGGGGTCGTTGCTCCTCCGTGTCGCCAAAGAGGTTTCCGATGTGAGCGCCTTCTACGGTCAGGAGCTCAACCGCACCACCTACAACCTCGCCCGCATGAATATGATCATGCACGATGTCCATTATCGAAAATTTGACATCAAGCAAGAAGATACGCTCGAACACCCTCAGCATGGGGCGATGAAATTTGAGGCTATCGTTGCTAATCCACCGTTCTCGGCGCACTGGTCAGCCAATCCGCTCCATATGTCAGATGATCGTTTTAGTCAATACGGAGTTCTCGCCCCCTCCTCCAAAGCCGATTTTGCCTTTGTCCAGCACATGATTCACCACCTCGATGAAAATGGAACGATGGCGATTGTATTGCCCCATGGTGTATTGTTCCGTGGCTCATCCGAAGGGACGATCCGCCGCTACCTGATTGAAAACAAAAACTACCTCGATGCGGTGATTGGTCTGCCTGCCAATATCTTTTATGGCACCTCAATCCCTACCTCTATTTTGGTGTTCAAAAAATGCCGTGAGGATAGTGAACACATCCTCTTTATCGATGCGTCTAATGATTTTGAAAAAGCCAAAAATCAAAATATCCTCACCGATGAGCATGTCGAGAAGATTATCACCACCTACAAGAATCGAATCGAAATAGAGAGATACTCCCACCTCGCCCCGCTCTCTGAAATAGCCCAAAACGACTACAACCTCAATATCCCCCGTTATGTCGATACCTTTGAGGAAGAGGAAGCGATCGATCTGGAGGCGGTCACCCGTGAGCTTCGTGAGATCGATGAGCAGATGAAAACCACCGATGCGACCATTGCGGCGTTTTGTGCTGAGCTCGGTATCAGTGCGCCGTTTTAG